One genomic segment of Paraburkholderia aromaticivorans includes these proteins:
- a CDS encoding sugar ABC transporter substrate-binding protein, which produces MSFAKGPHAAHRLFRSSLSAAAAAVCLAGLAASGAAQAADAGKIGLDLPLLTSPFWQSYNNYLPKYAKDMGLDILAPVNSNGDPAQQITDMNNLLNLGAKGIVVGPLDSAAISRALDAAATKNVAVVAVDVAPTQGKVAMVVRADNRAYGEKACKYIGDHVKSGKVVQIMGDLASVNGRDRSEAFRSCMKGYPGVSVLEIPAAWKGDVAATALDSLLTANPDVKGIYMQAGGVYLSPTLQTLRRKQMLFPAGDAKHVVIVSNDGIPQEFDAIRRGDIDATVSQPADSFAKYGLFYIKATLAGQTFKPGPTDHGSNIIQLAPGILEDQLPAPLVTKANVDDKALWGNTVK; this is translated from the coding sequence ATGTCGTTCGCGAAAGGGCCGCACGCGGCTCACCGTTTGTTCCGCAGTTCGTTATCCGCCGCGGCCGCCGCCGTGTGTCTCGCCGGCCTCGCTGCGAGCGGCGCCGCGCAGGCCGCCGACGCAGGCAAGATCGGCCTCGATCTGCCGCTGCTCACGTCGCCGTTCTGGCAGTCGTACAACAACTATCTGCCCAAATACGCGAAGGACATGGGCCTCGACATTCTCGCGCCGGTCAATTCGAACGGCGATCCCGCCCAGCAGATCACGGACATGAACAACCTGCTGAACCTCGGTGCGAAGGGCATCGTGGTCGGCCCGCTGGATTCGGCGGCGATCAGCCGTGCGCTCGACGCCGCCGCGACGAAGAACGTGGCGGTGGTCGCCGTGGATGTCGCGCCGACGCAAGGCAAGGTCGCGATGGTGGTCCGCGCCGACAATCGCGCGTATGGCGAGAAGGCCTGCAAGTACATCGGCGATCACGTGAAGTCGGGCAAGGTCGTGCAGATCATGGGCGACCTCGCGTCGGTCAACGGACGCGACCGGTCCGAAGCATTCCGTTCATGCATGAAGGGCTATCCCGGCGTGTCGGTTCTGGAAATTCCCGCGGCCTGGAAAGGCGACGTCGCGGCCACCGCGCTCGACAGTCTGCTGACCGCGAATCCCGACGTGAAAGGCATCTACATGCAGGCGGGCGGCGTCTATCTGTCGCCCACGCTGCAAACCCTGCGCCGCAAGCAGATGCTCTTTCCCGCCGGCGACGCGAAGCACGTCGTGATCGTCAGCAACGACGGCATTCCTCAGGAGTTCGACGCGATCCGCCGCGGCGATATCGACGCGACCGTCTCGCAGCCTGCCGATTCGTTCGCGAAATACGGGCTGTTCTATATCAAGGCGACGTTGGCCGGGCAGACCTTCAAGCCGGGTCCGACCGATCACGGCAGCAACATCATCCAGCTGGCGCCGGGCATTCTGGAGGACCAACTGCCCGCGCCGCTCGTGACGAAAGCGAACGTCGACGACAAGGCCTTGTGGGGTAATACGGTCAAATGA
- a CDS encoding fimbrial protein, with protein MHEKLLRTACYRYVTLAALGASGLAALTLSPPANAFLQCSITGNGAVDSGTVTVPADAQVGASIGPPMSTTLTVNCPANPDGGGRGGFYLKFDAFAYVNASVHDVWDTNLTGIGVRVTDVTFGNTILSKTRSGDFGPTVASQSAYNADYVFTYQYVKTSANVSSGKIANFPLTALHSHDVRLNADSAMLNKLSIGNATIAVSTCDVTTPSLGITLPQIAVNALRVPGATAGNTNFSIGLSCQPGANVFVTLTDATDSGNTTSNLALTGDSTASGISLRVLDSSGSPVSFGPDSAAPGTTNQWLVGPSANTTGIPLTAQYISTGKVEPGTVRGRMTFTLSYQ; from the coding sequence ATGCACGAGAAGCTTCTCCGAACTGCGTGTTATCGATATGTCACCCTTGCCGCGCTAGGCGCCTCAGGTCTCGCCGCACTGACGCTTAGTCCGCCCGCCAATGCGTTTCTACAATGCTCGATCACGGGCAACGGGGCCGTCGACTCCGGCACGGTGACGGTGCCGGCCGATGCTCAAGTCGGTGCATCGATTGGGCCGCCTATGTCCACGACATTGACGGTAAATTGTCCAGCAAATCCTGATGGCGGCGGCCGAGGCGGCTTTTACCTCAAGTTCGACGCGTTTGCATACGTAAATGCATCCGTGCACGATGTATGGGATACGAACCTGACGGGCATCGGAGTCCGGGTGACCGACGTCACCTTTGGCAACACGATTCTGTCGAAAACGAGGTCAGGGGATTTTGGGCCGACTGTCGCGTCTCAGTCAGCGTATAACGCCGACTATGTTTTCACATATCAATATGTGAAAACCTCCGCTAACGTAAGCAGCGGAAAAATCGCTAACTTTCCCTTGACAGCCTTGCATAGTCACGACGTTCGTCTCAATGCCGACTCCGCCATGCTGAATAAGCTTTCGATCGGTAACGCGACAATCGCCGTCAGTACCTGCGACGTGACGACGCCGTCTCTCGGCATCACGCTACCGCAAATTGCAGTCAATGCATTGCGCGTGCCGGGTGCGACGGCCGGCAATACGAATTTCAGCATTGGTCTGTCCTGCCAGCCTGGCGCCAACGTTTTCGTTACGCTGACCGACGCTACTGATTCGGGCAACACAACCAGCAATCTAGCGCTCACAGGCGATTCGACCGCCTCGGGAATAAGCCTGCGTGTGCTGGACAGTAGCGGATCGCCGGTCAGCTTCGGACCAGACTCGGCGGCACCGGGTACGACAAATCAATGGCTAGTCGGCCCGTCGGCGAACACGACTGGCATCCCGCTCACGGCCCAATACATCTCGACCGGCAAGGTTGAACCAGGCACGGTACGCGGGCGGATGACCTTTACGCTGAGCTATCAATAA
- a CDS encoding IclR family transcriptional regulator: MDAEDKDDADRYRAPALDKGLDILELLAEQKEGLTRAEITKLLGRNASEMYRMLERLVARQYVVRSAAGDRYSLSLKLYALAHRHPPMNRLISEALPLMQRFADAAEQSCHLVVYDRGNLLVIAQVDGPGTWGMSVRLGSRVGLIDTGSGRVMLAFQSIEQREQMLAEHTKVKGEVTIDRDALEQACERIRAAGFSQKDSQQTFGVTDLTFPIQGPSGQAIAVLTCPYLRRIDEYVAPTLEAATALLRETVEALSMFRENAA, from the coding sequence ATGGACGCAGAAGACAAAGACGACGCCGACCGATATCGTGCGCCGGCGCTGGACAAAGGCCTCGACATCCTCGAACTGCTCGCCGAGCAGAAGGAAGGGCTGACGCGCGCCGAAATCACCAAGCTGCTGGGACGCAACGCAAGCGAGATGTATCGCATGCTCGAACGGCTGGTCGCGCGCCAGTACGTGGTGCGCTCGGCGGCGGGCGACCGTTATTCGCTCAGTCTGAAGCTGTATGCGCTCGCCCACCGTCACCCGCCGATGAACCGCCTGATCTCCGAAGCGCTGCCGCTCATGCAGCGCTTTGCCGATGCTGCCGAACAATCGTGTCACCTTGTGGTGTACGACCGCGGCAATCTGCTGGTGATCGCGCAGGTGGATGGTCCCGGCACGTGGGGTATGTCGGTGCGGCTCGGTTCGCGCGTCGGTCTGATCGATACGGGGTCGGGCCGCGTGATGCTCGCGTTTCAAAGCATCGAGCAGCGCGAGCAGATGCTGGCCGAACACACCAAGGTGAAGGGCGAGGTCACGATCGATCGCGACGCGCTCGAACAGGCCTGCGAGCGGATTCGCGCGGCGGGTTTCTCGCAGAAGGATAGCCAGCAGACGTTCGGCGTCACCGACCTGACGTTTCCGATCCAGGGTCCGTCCGGCCAGGCGATCGCCGTGCTCACCTGTCCGTACCTGCGGCGTATCGACGAATACGTCGCGCCGACGCTGGAAGCCGCCACCGCGCTGCTGCGCGAGACGGTAGAGGCGTTGTCGATGTTTCGTGAGAATGCGGCCTGA